A stretch of Paracoccus sp. N5 DNA encodes these proteins:
- a CDS encoding TIGR03862 family flavoprotein, translated as MQALVIGAGPAGLMAAEVLAGQGVRVVVAEAMPTPARKFLMAGKSGLNLTRAEPFADFAAHYGGSAPVLRTPPGYLQSKEIGPEAVMAWARGLGMELFTGSTGRVFPVGMKASPLLRAWLARLAGAGVALRTRWRWSGFDGDGWRFDVPGGVQVLRPQVVVLALGGASWPRLGSDAAWVPWLAARGVAVAPFRPANMGFRVGWSAQMARHFGQAVKGVALHVGGQVGRGEWVVTRHGIEGGGVYELAASMRDGAEAFVDLAPDLAIEELARRFARAPAKLSVGNRLRRVLGDPLRAALLLEWGQPLPNDPERLAAHAKALRLRHDGPMGLERAISSAGGITGASLTERLELRALPGVFAAGEMLDWEAPTGGYLLTGCLATGRLAGFGAAAYLAEAR; from the coding sequence ATGCAGGCGCTGGTGATCGGCGCCGGACCGGCCGGGCTGATGGCGGCCGAAGTGCTGGCTGGGCAGGGCGTCCGGGTGGTGGTGGCCGAGGCGATGCCGACCCCGGCGCGCAAGTTCCTGATGGCGGGGAAATCCGGGCTGAACCTGACCAGGGCCGAACCCTTCGCGGATTTTGCGGCGCATTATGGGGGCTCTGCCCCCGTCCTGCGGACTCCCCCGGGGTATTTGCAGAGCAAAGAAATCGGGCCCGAGGCGGTGATGGCCTGGGCGCGCGGGTTGGGGATGGAGCTGTTCACCGGCTCGACCGGGCGGGTGTTCCCGGTCGGGATGAAGGCCTCGCCGCTGCTGCGGGCCTGGCTGGCGCGGCTGGCGGGCGCGGGCGTCGCGCTGCGGACGCGCTGGCGCTGGAGCGGGTTTGACGGCGATGGCTGGCGCTTCGATGTGCCGGGCGGGGTTCAGGTCCTGCGGCCGCAGGTGGTGGTGCTGGCGCTTGGCGGGGCGAGCTGGCCGCGGCTGGGATCGGACGCGGCCTGGGTGCCGTGGCTCGCGGCGCGGGGCGTTGCGGTGGCGCCGTTCCGGCCGGCGAACATGGGCTTTCGCGTCGGCTGGTCGGCGCAGATGGCGCGGCATTTCGGCCAGGCGGTCAAGGGCGTGGCGCTGCATGTCGGTGGCCAGGTCGGACGCGGCGAATGGGTGGTCACCCGGCATGGCATCGAGGGCGGCGGCGTCTATGAACTCGCGGCCTCGATGCGGGACGGGGCCGAGGCCTTCGTCGATCTGGCGCCCGACCTGGCCATCGAGGAACTGGCGCGGCGTTTCGCCAGGGCGCCGGCGAAGCTGTCGGTGGGCAACCGGCTGCGGCGGGTGCTGGGCGATCCCCTGCGGGCGGCGCTGCTGCTGGAATGGGGCCAGCCGCTGCCCAATGATCCCGAGCGGCTGGCGGCGCACGCCAAGGCGCTGCGGCTGCGCCACGACGGGCCGATGGGGCTGGAGCGGGCGATTTCGTCAGCCGGGGGTATCACCGGCGCGAGCCTGACCGAGCGGCTGGAGCTGCGCGCCCTGCCCGGCGTCTTTGCCGCTGGCGAGATGCTGGACTGGGAGGCGCCGACCGGTGGCTATCTGCTGACCGGCTGCCTGGCCACCGGGCGGCTGGCGGGCTT
- the holA gene encoding DNA polymerase III subunit delta, producing the protein MILKGAEIGRYLARPDPTRPALLIHGQDAMRVALKRAEAVKALVGPGAEEEMRLTRIPGADLRKDPAALLDAVKAVGFFPGQRVVLVDDTPDAAAPAVASALGEWRAGDAVIVVAAGALGKSSALRKLFEPHPTAVTAPIYDDPPGEEEVERWLRDAGLREVPRDAMRDLMALSRALDPGDFRQTVEKIGLYKHGDDSPLRPAEIALLAPATIEAEVDELIDCVAEGRAREFGALMRRIEGQGTAPVTLCIAALRHFRALHAGASDPGGPGAGMARLRPPVFGPRRDRMIRQAQDWGMRALEDAIHQLIETDLQLRSSSKAPAMAVMERMLLRLCMMPRGGR; encoded by the coding sequence GTGATCCTGAAGGGCGCCGAGATCGGACGCTACTTGGCGCGGCCCGACCCGACGCGGCCGGCGCTGCTGATCCATGGCCAGGATGCCATGCGCGTGGCGCTGAAGCGGGCCGAGGCGGTCAAGGCGCTGGTCGGACCCGGCGCCGAGGAAGAGATGCGCCTGACCCGCATCCCCGGCGCCGACCTGCGCAAGGACCCGGCGGCGCTGCTGGACGCGGTCAAGGCGGTCGGCTTCTTTCCCGGCCAGCGCGTGGTGCTGGTCGACGACACGCCCGACGCGGCAGCGCCGGCGGTGGCCTCGGCGCTGGGGGAGTGGCGCGCGGGCGATGCGGTGATCGTAGTGGCGGCGGGGGCCTTGGGGAAATCCTCGGCGCTGCGCAAGCTCTTCGAGCCGCATCCGACGGCGGTGACCGCACCGATCTATGACGATCCGCCCGGCGAGGAGGAAGTCGAGCGCTGGCTGCGCGACGCGGGCCTGCGCGAGGTGCCGCGCGACGCCATGCGCGACCTGATGGCGCTGTCGCGCGCGCTGGATCCCGGCGATTTCCGCCAGACGGTCGAGAAGATCGGGCTTTACAAGCACGGCGACGACAGTCCCCTGCGCCCGGCCGAGATCGCGCTGCTGGCCCCCGCCACCATCGAGGCCGAGGTGGACGAGTTGATCGACTGCGTCGCCGAGGGCCGGGCGCGCGAGTTCGGCGCGCTGATGCGGCGCATCGAGGGCCAGGGCACGGCGCCGGTGACGCTGTGCATCGCGGCGCTGCGGCATTTCCGGGCCCTGCATGCCGGTGCTTCGGACCCCGGCGGGCCGGGCGCGGGCATGGCGCGGCTGCGGCCGCCGGTCTTTGGCCCGCGCCGCGACCGCATGATCCGGCAGGCGCAGGACTGGGGCATGCGGGCGCTGGAGGACGCGATCCACCAGCTGATCGAGACCGACCTGCAACTGCGGTCCTCGTCCAAGGCGCCGGCGATGGCGGTGATGGAGCGGATGCTGCTGCGGCTCTGCATGATGCCGCGCGGCGGGCGCTGA
- the lptE gene encoding LPS assembly lipoprotein LptE: MSWSRRSVILAALALAACGFSPVYGPEGVGGKLFGQVRTADPKTPDDFSFAGRIAEQLGPDSNPRFALDYRLRIAVVPQAITPDEITTRYALNGSADFVLTESGSGKVVTRGQVSSFTSYSTTGTTIATMAAEQDAHERLARMLADQVVTRLMAVDPAAVP; the protein is encoded by the coding sequence ATGTCGTGGTCTAGGCGCAGCGTGATCCTAGCCGCCTTGGCGCTGGCCGCCTGCGGCTTTTCCCCGGTCTATGGGCCCGAGGGCGTGGGCGGCAAGCTGTTCGGCCAGGTCCGCACCGCCGATCCCAAGACCCCGGACGATTTCAGCTTTGCCGGCCGCATCGCCGAGCAGCTGGGGCCGGACAGCAACCCGCGCTTCGCGCTGGATTACCGGCTGCGCATCGCCGTGGTGCCGCAGGCCATCACCCCGGACGAGATCACCACGCGCTATGCGCTGAACGGCAGCGCGGATTTCGTGCTGACCGAATCGGGTTCGGGCAAGGTGGTGACGCGGGGACAGGTCAGCAGCTTTACCTCGTATTCCACCACCGGCACCACCATCGCCACCATGGCCGCCGAGCAGGACGCGCATGAGCGGCTGGCGCGGATGCTGGCCGACCAGGTGGTGACGCGGCTGATGGCCGTGGACCCGGCCGCAGTTCCGTGA